The Cellulomonas sp. S1-8 genome has a window encoding:
- a CDS encoding lysine N(6)-hydroxylase/L-ornithine N(5)-oxygenase family protein: MNADAPVHDLVGVGIGPFNLGLAALAAPLDLDAVFLDRAAEFRWHPGMMLDGATIQVPFLADLVTMADPTSPYSFLSWLKHTGRLYPFYIRESFYPLRAEYDAYCRWVAGRLTTLRWGRTVTSVEVDPHDADLYVVHARTADGVESYRTRHVVLGVGTQPVVPAALRGLDGPVVHSSQYLPHRDRLRAAGSVTVVGSGQSAAEIYRDLLDATGPGGPRLDWVTRSPRFFPMEYTKLTLEMTSPEYTDHFHALPTPVRDRLAREQRALSKGISASLVDDIYETLYRMSAAGPVPTTLLTDTEVLDATWDGAQYTLRLRHGQLDVEHERTTEALVLATGYAAQVPDVVAPIADRLDHDEHGRLAVARDYSVDGGRRRVFVQNGEEHTHGVTAPDLGFGAWRSSTILAAVCGREVYPREQRIAFQEFGVPAGIAPGTPPPPAGTVASVAFAGGVAP; this comes from the coding sequence ATGAACGCGGACGCCCCCGTCCACGACCTCGTCGGCGTCGGCATCGGCCCGTTCAACCTGGGCCTCGCCGCCCTGGCCGCGCCGCTCGACCTCGACGCCGTGTTCCTAGACCGCGCCGCGGAGTTCCGCTGGCACCCGGGCATGATGCTCGACGGCGCGACGATCCAGGTGCCGTTCCTCGCCGACCTGGTGACGATGGCCGACCCGACGAGCCCGTACTCGTTCCTCAGCTGGCTCAAGCACACCGGGCGGCTGTACCCGTTCTACATCCGCGAGAGCTTCTACCCGCTGCGCGCCGAGTACGACGCGTACTGCCGGTGGGTCGCCGGCCGGCTCACCACCCTGCGCTGGGGGCGCACGGTCACGTCCGTCGAGGTCGACCCGCACGACGCGGACCTGTACGTCGTGCACGCGCGCACCGCCGATGGCGTCGAGTCCTACCGGACGCGGCACGTCGTCCTGGGCGTCGGCACGCAGCCCGTCGTGCCGGCGGCGCTGCGGGGGCTCGACGGGCCCGTCGTGCACTCGTCGCAGTACCTGCCGCACCGCGACCGGCTGCGCGCGGCCGGGTCGGTGACGGTGGTCGGCTCGGGGCAGTCGGCCGCGGAGATCTACCGCGACCTGCTCGACGCCACCGGCCCGGGCGGCCCGCGGCTGGACTGGGTGACCCGCTCGCCGCGGTTCTTCCCGATGGAGTACACCAAGCTGACGCTGGAGATGACGTCGCCGGAGTACACCGACCACTTCCACGCCCTGCCGACGCCCGTGCGGGACCGGCTCGCGCGCGAGCAGCGGGCCCTGTCCAAGGGCATCAGCGCCTCCCTCGTCGACGACATCTACGAGACCCTGTACCGCATGAGCGCCGCGGGCCCCGTGCCGACGACCCTGCTGACGGACACCGAGGTGCTCGACGCGACCTGGGACGGCGCGCAGTACACGCTCCGGCTGCGGCACGGGCAGCTCGACGTCGAGCACGAGCGCACCACCGAGGCCCTCGTGCTGGCCACGGGCTACGCCGCGCAGGTGCCGGACGTCGTGGCACCCATCGCCGACCGCCTCGACCACGACGAGCACGGCCGCCTGGCCGTCGCCCGCGACTACTCCGTGGACGGCGGGCGCCGGCGCGTCTTCGTGCAGAACGGCGAGGAGCACACCCACGGCGTCACCGCCCCCGACCTGGGGTTCGGCGCGTGGCGGTCGTCGACGATCCTCGCGGCGGTGTGCGGACGTGAGGTCTACCCGCGCGAGCAGCGCATCGCGTTCCAGGAGTTCGGCGTGCCGGCGGGGATCGCGCCCGGTACCCCACCGCCGCCGGCCGGCACCGTCGCGTCCGTCGCGTTCGCGGGCGGGGTCGCCCCGTGA
- a CDS encoding GNAT family N-acetyltransferase has protein sequence MTSWRSMETEPLSAQTVRDEAWKRIGPIRLDRVVPERDAQVLHHWLTHPASAFWQMQGLGLDDVLRYEQRLADSTDEHAWIGRVAARPTFMVETYDPARVLLKGVYRSRTGDVGMHLLVAPPSGAALHGLTDAVMAATLRFCFGTLRAQRVVVEPDVRNTAIAAKNAAAGFRVVREIELPGKRAALSVCTREDFAASRLGATTTDEDHR, from the coding sequence GTGACGTCCTGGCGCTCCATGGAGACCGAGCCGCTGTCGGCGCAGACGGTCCGCGACGAGGCGTGGAAGCGGATCGGCCCGATCCGCCTCGACCGCGTCGTGCCGGAGCGCGACGCGCAGGTGCTGCACCACTGGCTGACGCACCCCGCGTCGGCGTTCTGGCAGATGCAGGGCCTGGGGCTCGACGACGTCCTGCGGTACGAGCAGCGGCTCGCGGACTCCACCGACGAGCACGCGTGGATCGGCCGGGTCGCCGCACGCCCCACGTTCATGGTCGAGACGTACGACCCGGCACGCGTGCTGCTCAAGGGCGTCTACCGCTCGCGCACCGGCGACGTCGGCATGCACCTGCTCGTCGCGCCGCCCTCGGGCGCCGCGCTGCACGGGCTCACCGACGCCGTGATGGCCGCCACGCTGCGGTTCTGCTTCGGCACGCTGCGCGCCCAGCGTGTCGTCGTCGAGCCCGACGTGCGCAACACCGCCATCGCCGCCAAGAACGCCGCCGCCGGGTTCCGGGTGGTCCGCGAGATCGAGCTGCCCGGCAAGCGCGCGGCGCTGTCGGTGTGCACGCGCGAGGACTTCGCGGCCAGCCGGCTCGGCGCCACCACGACCGACGAGGACCACCGATGA
- a CDS encoding pyridoxal phosphate-dependent decarboxylase family protein, with the protein MHELLSAASADAYVDAMRGTVDRVAARFRTTTQPFSGASREHLQALVDAVDLDGPGQGTPAALREIDELFAQHAVWFHDPAYVAHLNCPVAVPAVAAEAVLAAINPSVDTYDQSTVGTLMERRIVAWTAARIGFLAGGGVFTSGGTQSNLQALLLAREHALATTPGVDLRDLVVLATASSHFSVQRSAYLLGLAPDAVRLVPVDERGRMRPDALRIALRHVADAGRHAAAVVATAGTTDRGCVDPLAGIADVCDAADVWLHVDAAYGCGLLVSRTRRHLLDGIERARSVTVDFHKAFFQPVSSSALVVRHAADLRLVAHHNDYLNPAGEDEPNQVDVSLQTTRRFDALKLWATLRALGADRIGEMVDATIDLAAAVHTLVDADPDLQLLAPTDLSTVMFRYQPAGLTDAHADALVAQVRRVLFDSGRALVARTTLDGRPCLKLTLLDPGRTVADVRHVLELVRQAAAALLEGHDLLRPAVAVAR; encoded by the coding sequence GTGCACGAGCTGCTGTCCGCCGCGAGCGCCGACGCCTACGTCGACGCCATGCGCGGCACCGTCGACCGGGTCGCCGCCCGGTTCCGCACCACCACCCAGCCGTTCTCGGGTGCGAGCCGCGAACACCTCCAGGCGTTGGTCGACGCGGTCGACCTGGACGGCCCGGGTCAGGGGACGCCCGCCGCGCTGCGCGAGATCGACGAGCTGTTCGCCCAGCACGCGGTCTGGTTCCACGACCCCGCGTACGTCGCGCACCTGAACTGCCCGGTCGCCGTGCCGGCGGTCGCCGCGGAGGCCGTGCTCGCCGCGATCAACCCCAGCGTCGACACGTACGACCAGTCGACGGTCGGCACGCTCATGGAGCGGCGGATCGTCGCCTGGACCGCCGCGCGCATCGGCTTCCTCGCCGGCGGCGGGGTGTTCACGTCCGGCGGCACGCAGTCGAACCTGCAGGCGCTGCTGCTGGCGCGGGAGCACGCGCTCGCGACGACGCCGGGCGTCGACCTGCGCGACCTCGTCGTGCTCGCGACCGCGTCCAGCCACTTCTCGGTGCAGCGCTCGGCGTACCTGCTGGGCCTCGCGCCCGACGCGGTCCGCCTCGTCCCCGTCGACGAGCGCGGCCGCATGCGCCCCGACGCGCTGCGCATCGCGCTGCGGCACGTGGCGGACGCCGGCCGGCACGCCGCGGCCGTCGTCGCGACGGCCGGGACGACGGACCGCGGGTGCGTCGACCCGCTCGCCGGCATCGCGGACGTGTGCGACGCGGCCGACGTGTGGCTGCACGTCGACGCCGCGTACGGCTGCGGGCTGCTCGTCAGCCGCACCCGGCGGCACCTGCTCGACGGCATCGAGCGCGCCCGCTCCGTGACGGTCGACTTCCACAAGGCGTTCTTCCAGCCGGTGTCGTCGTCCGCGCTGGTCGTGCGGCACGCCGCCGACCTGCGGCTCGTCGCGCACCACAACGACTACCTCAACCCCGCGGGCGAGGACGAGCCCAACCAGGTCGACGTGTCCCTGCAGACGACGCGCCGGTTCGACGCCCTCAAGCTGTGGGCGACGCTGCGCGCCCTGGGGGCGGACCGCATCGGGGAGATGGTCGACGCGACGATCGACCTGGCGGCGGCCGTCCACACGCTCGTCGACGCCGACCCCGACCTGCAGCTGCTGGCGCCCACCGACCTGTCGACCGTGATGTTCCGCTACCAGCCTGCCGGCCTCACCGACGCGCACGCCGACGCGCTCGTCGCGCAGGTGCGCCGCGTCCTGTTCGACTCGGGCCGCGCGCTCGTCGCCCGCACGACGCTCGACGGTCGTCCGTGCCTCAAGCTCACGCTGCTGGACCCGGGCCGGACCGTCGCGGACGTGCGGCACGTGCTCGAGCTGGTCCGGCAGGCGGCCGCGGCGCTGCTCGAGGGCCACGACCTGCTGCGCCCGGCCGTGGCGGTGGCGCGATGA
- a CDS encoding metal-dependent hydrolase — MKGAHHALCGAAAWVAVASTAPYTLGWYPVSPLGVVTGALVCAGAALAPDADHHDATIAHSLPPVSEWVCDVVGHLAGGHRNGTHSVLGVAVLVGIAWAAGQVTVATETLGELAAGAGLLSLLLVAFAARALGLARRRLDAWALALGLAGFITVAAPTEWDWLPVAVGLGAAVHIAGDMLTDGGVPLLWPWEPRPPRWWRATPLLNDLWSRGGNFAVPILGRTGSWRERILVSPLAVYAAYGVGAAVVVGSLTALGYDADAVMARAWEAAGVLVGTATVVGATVLTVPLLT, encoded by the coding sequence GTGAAGGGTGCCCACCACGCCCTGTGCGGGGCGGCCGCGTGGGTCGCGGTCGCGTCGACCGCGCCGTACACGCTCGGCTGGTACCCGGTGTCGCCGCTCGGGGTCGTCACGGGTGCCCTGGTGTGCGCGGGCGCGGCCCTCGCACCCGACGCCGACCACCACGACGCGACGATCGCGCACTCGCTGCCGCCGGTCTCCGAGTGGGTGTGCGACGTCGTCGGGCACCTCGCGGGCGGGCACCGCAACGGCACGCACTCGGTACTGGGCGTTGCTGTGCTCGTCGGGATCGCGTGGGCAGCGGGGCAGGTGACCGTCGCGACGGAGACGCTCGGGGAGCTCGCTGCCGGGGCGGGGCTGCTGTCGTTGCTGCTGGTGGCCTTCGCCGCGCGCGCACTGGGGCTCGCGCGGCGTCGGCTCGACGCCTGGGCGCTGGCGCTGGGGCTCGCGGGGTTCATCACCGTGGCGGCGCCGACCGAGTGGGACTGGCTGCCCGTGGCCGTCGGGCTGGGCGCCGCCGTGCACATCGCCGGCGACATGCTGACCGACGGCGGCGTGCCGCTGCTGTGGCCGTGGGAGCCGCGCCCGCCGCGCTGGTGGCGGGCGACGCCCCTGCTCAACGACCTGTGGAGCCGGGGCGGCAACTTCGCGGTGCCGATCCTGGGGCGGACGGGCTCGTGGCGCGAGCGGATCCTGGTCAGCCCGCTGGCGGTCTACGCGGCGTACGGCGTGGGCGCCGCGGTCGTCGTCGGCTCGCTGACCGCACTGGGGTACGACGCCGACGCGGTGATGGCCCGGGCGTGGGAGGCCGCCGGTGTGCTGGTCGGCACGGCGACGGTCGTCGGCGCGACGGTCCTGACGGTCCCGCTGCTCACCTGA
- a CDS encoding IucA/IucC family protein, translating to MTLTDLPVAPPATRRPPHPADHLTPEHLAAAQRHLVAKALAELAHERLLVPRLDRASAAAPVSVAAASADDPTRPYVLALDAPDGSAVVYRFRARRLALEHWAIDRATLTREVAGRPAPLDVLDLVLELQPLLQVPDELLALYLEELSSTLASAAYRRAHGGPSSAALLHADLATVEQAMTEGHPSFIANNGRIGYGVTDHDAYAPEAGRPVRLVWLAARRAVSHVATGAGLTEDALYRHELDDATRARFADRLRDLDLDPDDYRYLPVHPWQWEHRVAVTFAPDVARRDLVLLGESDDTYRAQQSIRTFLNVDRPDRHYVKTAVAIQNMGFLRGLSSAYMRATPAINDWVADLVDTDPELAACGVRVLRERASIGYTGDVYHRTPRPNAHRKMLAALWREQPFAFLAPGQRATTMAALLHRDAAGDAFATAAVRASGLDPAEWLRAYLRVYLRPLVHCLRAHDLAFMPHGENVLLVWQDHVPVGALLKDIGEEVAVLSDRTLPAAVERIRAVVDDDEKALAIFTDVLDGVLRHLAAILVTDGVLTEDAFWGVVAETIDAHHADHPDLPSGVDLRAPRFAHSCLNRLQLRNTLQMVDLADQSASLIYAGTLANPVARDEGA from the coding sequence ATGACGCTCACCGACCTGCCCGTCGCGCCACCGGCGACCCGTCGACCGCCGCACCCCGCCGACCACCTCACCCCGGAGCACCTCGCGGCCGCGCAGCGCCACCTCGTCGCGAAGGCACTCGCGGAGCTCGCGCACGAGCGGCTGCTGGTGCCGCGGCTCGACCGGGCCTCGGCCGCCGCGCCCGTGTCCGTCGCCGCCGCGTCCGCCGACGACCCCACGCGCCCGTACGTCCTCGCGCTCGACGCCCCCGACGGCAGCGCCGTCGTCTACCGGTTCCGGGCACGCCGGCTCGCGCTCGAGCACTGGGCGATCGACCGCGCAACCCTGACCCGCGAGGTCGCAGGCCGGCCCGCGCCGCTGGACGTCCTCGACCTGGTGCTCGAGCTGCAGCCGCTGCTGCAGGTCCCGGACGAGCTGCTCGCGCTGTACCTGGAGGAGCTGTCCTCGACGCTCGCCAGTGCCGCGTACCGACGCGCGCACGGCGGCCCGTCGAGCGCCGCGCTGCTGCACGCCGACCTGGCGACCGTCGAGCAGGCCATGACCGAGGGCCACCCGTCGTTCATCGCCAACAACGGGCGCATCGGCTACGGCGTCACCGACCACGACGCGTACGCCCCCGAGGCGGGCCGGCCCGTGCGCCTTGTCTGGCTCGCCGCCCGACGCGCCGTCAGCCACGTCGCCACCGGCGCCGGGCTCACCGAGGACGCGCTGTACCGCCACGAGCTCGACGACGCCACGCGCGCGCGCTTCGCGGACCGCCTGCGCGACCTCGACCTCGACCCCGACGACTACCGGTACCTGCCCGTCCACCCGTGGCAGTGGGAGCACCGCGTGGCCGTGACGTTCGCCCCCGACGTCGCCCGACGCGACCTCGTCCTGCTCGGCGAGTCCGACGACACGTACCGCGCGCAGCAGTCGATCCGCACGTTCCTCAACGTCGACCGCCCCGACCGGCACTACGTCAAGACGGCCGTCGCGATCCAGAACATGGGGTTCCTGCGCGGGCTGTCGTCGGCGTACATGCGGGCGACCCCGGCGATCAACGACTGGGTCGCCGACCTCGTCGACACCGACCCCGAGCTCGCGGCCTGCGGCGTGCGCGTGCTGCGCGAGCGCGCGTCGATCGGCTACACGGGCGACGTCTACCACCGCACGCCACGCCCCAACGCGCACCGCAAGATGCTGGCGGCGCTGTGGCGAGAGCAGCCGTTCGCGTTCCTGGCCCCCGGGCAGCGGGCGACGACGATGGCCGCGCTGCTGCACCGCGACGCCGCGGGCGACGCCTTCGCGACCGCGGCCGTCCGGGCGTCGGGGCTCGACCCCGCCGAGTGGCTGCGCGCCTACCTGCGCGTCTACCTGCGCCCGCTCGTGCACTGCCTGCGCGCCCACGACCTGGCGTTCATGCCGCACGGCGAGAACGTGCTGCTCGTGTGGCAGGACCACGTGCCCGTCGGCGCGCTGCTCAAGGACATCGGCGAGGAGGTCGCGGTCCTGTCCGACCGCACCCTGCCGGCCGCGGTCGAGCGCATCCGCGCGGTGGTCGACGACGACGAGAAGGCCCTGGCGATCTTCACCGACGTGCTCGACGGCGTCCTGCGGCACCTCGCGGCGATCCTGGTGACCGACGGCGTGCTCACCGAAGACGCGTTCTGGGGCGTCGTCGCCGAGACCATCGACGCGCACCACGCCGACCACCCGGACCTGCCGTCCGGCGTCGACCTGCGCGCGCCCCGGTTTGCGCACTCGTGCCTCAACCGCCTGCAGCTGCGCAACACCCTGCAGATGGTCGACCTGGCCGACCAGTCGGCGTCGCTGATCTACGCCGGGACGCTCGCCAACCCCGTCGCGCGCGACGAGGGCGCCTGA